The genomic window atgggccctgccccggccctgatGAAGCCCGTCCCCATTGTCGCAGGGCCCTCTTACCCAGGCCAAGAGGTTCTCGTTGGGACCCGTGTAGTAGATGGTCTTGAGTGGGCGGGAGGCATTGTGGGCACGGCTGTGCAGGTATTGGTAGAGCCCAAGCAGCCGCTCCTGCTCCTCATCACTGGTGTAGGGCGCctcaatctcagggctggagatggGGGAGTGGGTTCATAAAGGTATGCCTCCCGTGGCCTCCGGTGGGGTCCTAGAAACCCCTGTTCCTGACTCTGCCATGTGTCCATCATTCCGGTGCCCTCCCTACCCTCTGCCAGGACAGACTCTTTCCACCACAGGCGACTCCCTTGGAGAGAGCAAGGGCCACGTTGACTAGGATCCTGTTCTCATCCCCCCAAGTTCTCCTCGTCTTTAGTGACCCTCCCCCTGGAGGGGTCACTGTGTGTTGGGGAGTACATAGTTGATGGATCTGAAGAGGAGGAGAGGTGAGCTGGAGACCCTGTGGACCTAACAAGGCTAAAAGGGGAAGCAGCCACAGTGAGCCGAAGGTCCTGAGCAAGCGACCCAGCTCTCTCCAGCTTCTTTCTCTAGGTACAGCAGGCATGAGAGGCCTTCTGGGAAATGCCGCAGAGAGGCACGTGCCTGTGAGAAACATCGACACAGGGTCTCGGTGCCCCTGGTATCAGAATAAAACCCAATCCAACCTGTAGGTTCATTCCCAGAGGGGTCCTCAACTTCAGGAAGGCATCACGTCCCCACGCTGCCAACAGCACTCACCTGGTGAAGAGTCCCGAGCTCTTTGACTTGTAGAGGAAGTGGCGCAGGTCGGGGATGCCCACTTGGGCGACACTGTAGTAAGGCGTGCGCAGCGCCTCCCGCAGCGCCAGGTTAGCTCCGCGCTTGCGCAGGCGCTCCTGAAAGCGGCGGCGGCAGTCGGAGACGGCAAAGAAGTCCTCGCGGTCGGTGGAGACCAGCAGCAGGCAGAGATCCGTGTCGGGCTCCAGGTAGGAAATGTGGGCGTGGAAGAAGCCAGCGGCGTTGAATTTGGGCAGGCACACAGGCGTCCAGGCCTCCCCCTCGCGGAAGGACGACGAGGAACTGATGAGGTTGAACAGCAGGTGGAGGTCGATGGGGTGTAAAAACTGGTCCTTGCGGCGCACCAGCGCCACGAGCTGGTTGCGTGCGAGCAGGATGGAGAAGACGAGGCTGCGCGCGCGTGCCTGCTGCAAGCTGGAGCTCACGGCGTCGCGCACGGTCGCCGCCAGGGGTAGACAGCGCGCCGCCCCCATCAGGAAGCTGGGGTCTCGCGCCATGAGTTGCAGCAGGTTGTCGGTGATGCGCTCGGAGCCCGAGAGCAGGCGCCTCAGGTCGTAGTTCTGTTTCTGCTGGAAGATGTGGCTCAGCTGCGCGCCCGTGAGGAGGCTGAGGATCTGGTAGTAGATGTAGAGCAGCTCCTGCGCCAGTTCTTGAGCTGACTGCCGCGTGCGGGCCACCGCCACCAGCACCAGGGGACTCCGGCGCACGAATACTACCTTGTAGCCATCTGAGGGTGGGGACGGTGAGAGGAGGTGTGTGTGTCAGCTGTGCCCCTGGTCCGGGCCCCCCCGGAGCGTCCTCCTCGCACAGCTTGTTGTTTTCTGCACCCTCtgcccacaccccgcccccccccccccgcccttcctCAGAGCTCTACACATAGCAGGGGCTAAGGAGAAGGATAAAAAATAAACGGCAGCCCATGGCCCCCTTTCTAGCAGGGCGCCGAATGGTCCCTTTCACTTGCTTCACAAAGGTGGcaccagggccagagcgacagtacagagggtagggtgcttgccttgcacgcggccagcctaaGCTCagatcccccaggcaccaccaggagtggttcctgagtgcagagtcaggagtgaccgagtattgctgggtgtggcccaaaaaacaaacaaaaaaaagtggcaCCCTTTGAAGCAAGTGTTATTTCAGGAAAACACATATTCTTGTGCTCTGGGAGAGATCTAGGTGGGGCCAGGAcctggggtgtgtgttggggtccCTCCCCAGTTCCCCATCCTCTCCAGGGGGAAAGCCCGTCCCAGAGCCCTGTGTGGCTCTCTCTACTGAGCTATCGGCGTTGTTAGCCCGGCTCAGATGAGCACCATGGGGTTCACACAGCCATCCCAGCCTTCTAGTCCACTATGGCACAAAACCTGCTAGAAATGAGCCCTGGCTGGGGGACCCCGGTCCACACCCCTTCCCAGGTGGCTCACCTGCATGGATGGAGCGGATGGCGTTCTTGTCTGCCTCCAggaaggacaccaacgccaccatgACCCCCATGGTGCTGGAAAGTGCCTCCTCCGATCCGTAGCGCGAGTACACAGGCTTCCCCGCCTCACTCAGCACAAACACGTGCTTCTGGTGCTGACGCCAGGCCTcggcagcctcctcctcctcctcacctgtGCCCTCAGCGGGGTTCTCTGTGGCTGGTCTCCCAGCTGCCCCCGAGGGCTCTGGCCAGTCCTCAGAGCTTCCAGGCAGCATCTCCTCCTGCAGGTCTCGGGCCACCCCCGTCAGCTGGGTGCTCAGCTCACTGAAGTCCTGGCTGATCTGACGCATGTCTGCCGGCAGGGGTGAAGGAACCCCAGCACCCTGCTTGGGGCTGTTCCCAGAAGCCGCCCCGTCCTCTGATTCAGTCAGATCCTCATAGGAACGGGCATGGACAAACATGGCACCCTCCTGCCCAGCACCTGCCGGCCAAAAGCACTGGTGCTTAGAACAGCGGCTACCAGCAGACGCCTCAGCGGCGAGGCGCACAGCATGGCACTAGCTTGACTGTCCGACGAGGCACACCACTCTTCCCTCCTCCTGagtgccaccctccccccagtctTCTCCCTTAGCCATCCCGGACACACTGGCCTTTGTCTACTGGCTCTTCGGACACCCTCACAAGCCCCTACTTATCCCAGGGTCTTTGTAGCTGCTGGTTCCTCTGCCTGGAAGGCACAGTCACCTCTCTGATGGCTGGCTCCTTGTCCCTTTTCAGCTTCAGCAAAGGCAGTCACCTTCTTACCTGACCTCCAACCCAGCATTTAATATATAACCCTCCTTGAAGGCAGTCCCTGtccctgccaccacacacacacacacacacacacacacacacacacagagacactgagGGGGGGCCCCCTGGTTATTGGGATATGTGTGTGCTTGGAGTCTTCCCTGGAGAGCCCACCCAGCCCCACTCAGCCATAATGCCTGATCACTGCACTGGAATGAGCCCCTTCTCCTGTGTTTTCCCCTTGGACcatggcagtttctatcttttggggtttttttgttttttgtgttttttttaacagAATAGTTCACAGACATATTTTGAATCCCAATGACAAGTTCAGCACTGTACTAGATTTAGAGATTTAACCTCTCAGTGCTGCAGAAGCTCCCAATCTATCGGACAGAGAGGGCATTACATACATAAACAGATAATGTGTCCTGAGCAGAGCATGGCCAGAGCAGGCCTAACTTTCAAGGAGGTGACATTTAAGCCAAGAGccgaggaggggagaaggagtcAGGGTCCTACTTGTAGACACAGAGAGCAAGAGCACCCTGGCAGCCAGCCAGCACAGGGCAAGTAGGAGAGGTGGGTGGAGGCAGGCTGAGCCCGTTCCCTGCAGTATCCCCAGCACCTGACTGATAATCCAGTGAGGAACCGAACAAGCACAGCAGAGCGGAAGGAAGAGTGGGGGGAATCCCCATCACCCCAGCAGCTCCTCTAGCCGTCAGCTGCCTGGGGCTGCACGCCCAGCTCGTACCTGGCTCCATTCCCTGGGCCAGTCCTGGTGTGGGGCTCTCAGCTCTCTCCACACTCTGCCCATCAGAAGGAGCCAATGTGCCATCAGGGCATTCActgctcctcttcctctgcaTGTCGGCTGCCATCCTTGGACTCTCCTGTGGGAAACAAAGGCATCACTGAGGAACAGGGCAAAGGTGCTACTGGCGGGGGCCATGGGCAAAAATAGAGTGGAAAACTCAGGACGATGCCCCTTACCAGCACTCAGCTAAGTCATACATCTGCagaatgagttttttgtttgttttttgttttggtgccacacctggtaggGCTCTGTGCTTACTCCTCAGTCtgtactcaagagttactcctgggagGCTTGTGGAACCctaatgagatgctggggattgaacctgggtcggccatgtgcagggcaagtgaactattgctccagaccctgcaGAATAGGTTTTGAGAATTCCCCTCTGAAAAATTAAGAGGGGTGTGTAATTCCCTTCTTTTACTACATGGAGGGCTCTCTAGAGAAGAGTCCATTATTTCCCACCACTCAGGATCCCCTCACAAGTCACATGTTAGTATatttcttaaaagtaaaaaaaacttGGGTTACTCTTAGATGCTCatggttttttaattttgttttgcttacgtttgggttttgtttgttttattttggggctacacacagagatactcaggggttactcctggctctgtgctcagggatcactcctaacagtgctctggggactatattgaatactgggaatcgaacctgggtctgctgcatgcaaggcaaatgcgcaaCCAGCTGGACTATCCTCTGGCCCCCTCATGTTCccttgaacatttatttttctttctctcttctcacactTCTCTTAagtgaatttctttaaataaaagctatgttgcttcactaaaaaaaaagtaaataaaagaataaagttaaaaaatttaagtatataaaTGTAATTCTTTTGGTCACATTTGTCAGtatttgggggctattcctggcttagtgCCCAGGCTCCTGGTGCTGTTTGGGGGTCCTTGCTGTACTGGGAGTTTGACCTGGATCTCACGTGCATTGAATGTGCTCTGTGCTTCGTCAGTTTTTTGAGTTCTTGCTCTGGCACATTAAATTTAATGAtaagttttggggttttggggggttatacccagacttgctcagggcttacttctggctctgcgctcatgggtgactcctgatggtgctcagaagattatgtgtggtgctagggattgaacccaggtcagctagatgcaaaaaaaaaaaaaaaatgcattctgtACTATATGGCTCCCagatgtaattatttttgttttgttttggggccacaccaagctagctcagggctgactcctgactcttcactcagggacaTTCCTGTCAGGGATTGAAAACCATATgtaatgcaggggattgaacccagttgactgtgtgccagagaagtgccctacccactgtactatcactccagtcttataataattctttttttttgttttgttttttgggtcacacctggctctgcacaggtgttactcctggctctgcactcaggaattatccctggcggtgctcaggggaccatatgggatgctgggaatcgaaccctgggtcggtcgtgtgcaaggcaaacgccctaccggctgtgctatcgctccagccccaataattctttttttattgagtcaccatgagagtcACAGTTACCAAGCCGTTCATGAttggcttcagtcatataatgatccaacacccatcgctccaccagtgtcatttttcccaccaccaatgaccccagtttccatcctgcgACCTCCTCCCCCAAcacttataataatttttaaaacaaatttaactgAGTGTCAAGATAACATACTAAGAGGTTTCTACCAGTGGTGTTCGACCACCAGTCCATGGGCCAGCGTTTGTTTGCAGGTGTGGAAAGGCTGAAAACCACAGTCTACCCACCTTGGTTCTTACTGCCTGTCTGTGGACTGGTTAGCAGGGCAGGTGTAAAAGGTTGAAGAAATCAAGTTTATCTGGATTTGGTTATCTAATTCTGATCATTACTTTGAGGCAGGTGTTCCTATCAGGTTAAATTTCTAGAGAAACAGAGGCTAAACGTCTGGTCCAAAGTCTCTCCAGAAAGCAAGCACTAGTGCTGGAAACTGAAACACTTGTGTGTCCTGCGCAACCTACCACAAACATTTCACCATTGAAAACTGAGTTAACCAATAGTTCCTTAGGATATTTAGGCATTTGCAAAAGAAGTGAGTAAGAGCAAACAGTCTTGTCTTCTGCctggaaatttgttttttttttttttttgtagctttttgggtcacacccggcgatgcacaggggttactcctggttctgcactcaggaattactcctggcagtgctcagggaaccatatgagatgctaaagatagaacacaggttggccacatgcaaggcaagggtcctaaccactgtattattgctctagcccctggaatCTTGCTTTTCTGAGTCGATTTTGTACCTTTGAATTTTTTACCATGGCTTTCCtggccaattaaaaaaaaactgcctgCCAGTTCTCAGTGCATATCTGATGGCCAGGACAGGCTCATCCTGATCTCCTAGTCCTTCTGCAGCCTCAAAGTCAGATGGAGGTGGCTACCAGGGGATTCTAGGGGCATCAAATTTGAAAAAGTTATCTACGATTAGTCCCTCAGGCCCTGAGTGGGTCTCTGCATGTAGAAGGCCTAggtccaacccccagcacctcatgataACTCGAGCAATCTCAGAAGGAACCTCACTGTCCAACACAGAAATAAGAGTAGCTCTCAAACATTGTGGGGTGTGGGCCTCAAAAAAACAGGGGGCGGGgatggagatagtacagagtttaaggtgcttgctttacaatccagcccctgtttgaatcatcagcactacatatagttcctcaagcactgccagggccactcctgagcacagttaggtatAGCCCTTAGGCACCTatagtatagcccccaaaccaaaaaccaagccaaacaaacaaacaaaagtgtggTTCCAGGTTTCAGTGAGGCTTAGGAGCCAgaagacctggtggcatgggtcACCTGTCAAACAGAAACCAAAGTCAGTAAAGGCTGCTTGCCCTTAGCAAACCTAAGAATGCATTCAGAAAGTTCTCTGAGACTGAGGCCAGGAGGACAATCCAAAacaagtcaaggggctggagtaatctacgggttcgactcccagcatcccatatggttccctgcgcaccgccaggagtaattcctgagtgcatgagccaggagtaacccctgtgcaatgtcgatgtgacccaaaaagaaaaaaaaagtcaaacagtAGATGACTGGGCAGTGGATGCTAAGGAAACTAGAGACTATCTAAGTCTCAAAAAATAAGACACAATCTCATAggacattattatttatttatatttttgactttttgggtcacacccgacaatgctcagggattactcctggctctgcactcaggaacttcacctggcagtgcttgggagaccatatgggatgctggggatcgaagtcgggttggtcacatgcaaagcaaacgccttacccactgtactattgctctgacccccatcATTATTTTACAAGTTAACCTAAAAGTCAGTGTGGAATTTGCAGAGCTATATAACTATGGAGTGATCTCAGAGAGAAACTATTCATATTCAGGCAGAGGGCAAGGTGCTATGTACAGTGCCAGGGTTTTGCCAGGGCTTTTGGCCCTGGTTTCCAGGATGGTGACCTGGATTATATGGAacagtgttttttggttttttttttttttgggggggggagagtaGGGAGAGATTGAgctgtgcccagcagtgctcagggcttactccagggtctgcactcagggatcacttctagtgattctcaggttctcaggggaccatatggggtatagAGATAGAActaggattggccacatgtaaagcaagtgcccaaacctctatattatttctctggccctgctaAGCACTGTTTTATCTAGGGAGACAGTTCCAAATCATTGCTTCAAATGAAAATACCATGCATTTCTTTGTCTCCTTACTTCCCTCTATTCCCAGACAATTACTTTACACCTTCTCATCATCGCTTCCCAGGCTACAGTCAAGATAACACTGCCTTCCTTGTCACTGAGGAATAAGAAGTTGGCATAAGAGAATTTCCAGGATTCCCATCACTGGGCTGGGGAGGTAGTTCAATGGCCACAcatatgccttacatgcagaGTACCGCCACCATCAACCCCCAAGCCTAGAGAGCAGAGCAGAACACTGACCACTGCcatgtgtggttcaaaaacccaacaacaggttttttttttttttttttgatttctgggccatatctggcagagCCCGGAGATCACTCCAGGCTGTGCTGGGGgtcatatgtagtgtcagggatagaaccagttG from Sorex araneus isolate mSorAra2 chromosome 4, mSorAra2.pri, whole genome shotgun sequence includes these protein-coding regions:
- the MON1A gene encoding vacuolar fusion protein MON1 homolog A isoform X1, whose amino-acid sequence is MAADMQRKRSSECPDGTLAPSDGQSVERAESPTPGLAQGMEPGAGQEGAMFVHARSYEDLTESEDGAASGNSPKQGAGVPSPLPADMRQISQDFSELSTQLTGVARDLQEEMLPGSSEDWPEPSGAAGRPATENPAEGTGEEEEEAAEAWRQHQKHVFVLSEAGKPVYSRYGSEEALSSTMGVMVALVSFLEADKNAIRSIHADGYKVVFVRRSPLVLVAVARTRQSAQELAQELLYIYYQILSLLTGAQLSHIFQQKQNYDLRRLLSGSERITDNLLQLMARDPSFLMGAARCLPLAATVRDAVSSSLQQARARSLVFSILLARNQLVALVRRKDQFLHPIDLHLLFNLISSSSSFREGEAWTPVCLPKFNAAGFFHAHISYLEPDTDLCLLLVSTDREDFFAVSDCRRRFQERLRKRGANLALREALRTPYYSVAQVGIPDLRHFLYKSKSSGLFTSPEIEAPYTSDEEQERLLGLYQYLHSRAHNASRPLKTIYYTGPNENLLAWVTGAFELYMCYSPLGTKASAVNAIHKLMRWIRKEEDRLFILTPLTY
- the MON1A gene encoding vacuolar fusion protein MON1 homolog A isoform X2, which translates into the protein MAADMQRKRSSECPDGTLAPSDGQSVERAESPTPGLAQGMEPGAGQEGAMFVHARSYEDLTESEDGAASGNSPKQGAGVPSPLPADMRQISQDFSELSTQLTGVARDLQEEMLPGSSEDWPEPSGAAGRPATENPAEGTGEEEEEAAEAWRQHQKHVFVLSEAGKPVYSRYGSEEALSSTMGVMVALVSFLEADKNAIRSIHADGYKVVFVRRSPLVLVAVARTRQSAQELAQELLYIYYQILSLLTGAQLSHIFQQKQNYDLRRLLSGSERITDNLLQLMARDPSFLMGAARCLPLAATVRDAVSSSLQQARARSLVFSILLARNQLVALVRRKDQFLHPIDLHLLFNLISSSSSFREGEAWTPVCLPKFNAAGFFHAHISYLEPDTDLCLLLVSTDREDFFAVSDCRRRFQERLRKRGANLALREALRTPYYSVAQVGIPDLRHFLYKSKSSGLFTR